The genomic window CACGCAGGGTCACACATGCAGTCACCCCGGACACACTCTCAGTCACATGGTGCACAACGGCCTCGGAGTCACATGGTCCCATGTAGTGGCACACAGgcgagcacacacacacacagggtcaCACACAAGCGCACACGGTCACATGGCCACACACAGTCACATGGACCCACACAGGCTCACACTCCTGCAGGTCACACTTGCTCTGCCACCCCATGCTGCTGGCACTCCCGACCCCTCTCTTGCATGCTGACAGTTGTCCTTGAACTTGGGCACCCTTACACAAAGAGCCTCCCCCTGCCTCCCACACCTTGGGCTCCCTTGCTCACAGCCGCCTCCCTGCTTCCTCTCCCTGACCCAGGCTTCAGGGAAGAGactgctgctgcctctgctggTCCTTCTGCTCTGACAGGTGGGCGGCCCAGTTGGACCCCCTGCCTACTCCCTGGAGCTCCCTGCATTCCCCAGCTAACCCTAGCAGGTGTCCTGGTGCAGCcaaggaagaggagagggtgGCAAGGCGGCCCTGGTCTCTGAGTGTAGGTCTGTGTGTGCCGGCATGGCTGGGTCCCGTCATGGCAGCGTCCATGCGGCTCTGTCTGTCCCAGCATGGGTCAGGGTGTGGGTCCATGTGTGCGTTCGAGTACCTCAGTTCCCCCTCTTCCCCACCCTCTGTCCAGCGTCGACACTCTCCCTGCCCAGCCTTGGCCTCTgctttccccttcctcccctctaCTGTCCAGGCTCCAGCCACAGACTCTTGCCCTTTCTGGTTCCCTTCAGTCTGTTTCCCCGGGCCCTGCCCTCCGCCCCCACACTCTGGTCCTTCACCGCTTCCAGCAAAGCCCCAGGCCCCGCGCCCGGGTCTCAGACCAGCGCTCACCTTTATCGTGCAGTGGCGCGCCGAGGTCGCTGCGGGCGCGTCCGTAGGCGCTCTCCAGGTCGGCCGAAGAGAACGCGTCAAGTTTGACCTTCTTGACCAGGAAGGACCTGGGCATGATTCCTGCGGGGCTCCGGCGCTGTGGGCCTGCGGAGCCGGGGCTTGGGGGGGCTGCGGCGGCAGGGCCCCGTCACCATCCGAGGAGCGGCGGAGGCAGCGCGGGTCCCCACTCTGGCCTTTGGATGCTGCCGCGCGAGTGGTGTCCTCTCTCCTTGCTGCCCTGCGTCTCCTCCGTTGCCCCTTCGgatccctcttcttcctccttccttcaatccttccttccttcaatccttccttccttccttctcccttctcctctcctctcctcttccttccttccctcctctggtCCCGGCTTCCCAGCCCGCAGTGCCGCCCCTGGACAGGcgggggaggaggctgggggggCGGAGAGGGGGGGAGCGGCTCCGTCCCGGGCCTGGAGGCTGCGAGTGGGTGCAGGGCTGGCCCGGCTCCGTggcccccttcccctccccccctcccgCCGCCGCGGCGGAGCCTCAGTCAGCGGCCCCCCATGCCCCCGGGGGCGGCGGCGCCGGGCCCGGAGAACGCGGCGGCAGCAGCACCGCCGGCAGCTTCAGCACCGCGGCCAGCGCCGGCCTGGGCAGCACCGCGGCCAGCGCCCGGGCGCGCTCAACCGGCACGGGCGGAGAGGGGCGGTCCGCGGGGGTTTGGCCGCCGGGCAGGGGTCCTCGGCGGGGGTCTCTGGGAGGCTTGCTTTATTGTTCTGCAGCCGGAGCGAGCGGCAGTGgcgacggcggcggcggcggcggcggcggcggcgggcggggggcgggggtcCTAGGGGGAGGGGTGCGCAGGAAGGGCGGgccgagggagggagggagggagggacaggggctccgggggcggggcTCGGCGCTCGGACTGCTCCTGGGCCCGGCCTCCAGAGCCCGCAGCCGCGTCTGCCTGCGGCCCGGCCCAGCCTCTGGCTTTTAAAacccaggagctgggggagggggagagaggtgggggagAGGCCGGCGGAAATGGCTGCGCAGGGCCGAGCCCCGGCCTGGGTCTCCTGGGAGGGGTCCCGGGGATGCCTCAGCCTGCGCGTGTGAGGAATTCCCCCGCGCGGCTCAGGAAACCGCGGCCCGGCGGCCAGCAGCATTGTCGGGCGTGTGGGGAGAAATGGAGCCAGGCCTGGGACCCACGCGCCCCGGACTCGGGGTCTTCTGAGGAGGAACGCAGGGCGGACCCCCGTCCCGCCGGCCTCGCTCGGGGCCTGGGGCGCGGGATCTgcgggggcgggcgggggaggCGGGAGCCGAAGGAGCGAGTGCTGAGGCAGCGAAAGCGCAGCGCGCGCCCTGTGCCGCAGTGGCTCCCGCCGCTCGGTCACCCCGGCTGACCCCGTGCCGGCTGGAGGGGCCTCCCCGCCCCCGCCTCTCTCCCCCTGGGCGGGTGTGCGGCGCAGCGGCGTCGCTGCGAGCCGGAGTGGAGCTGGAGAGGGGCTGCCACGACCCTGCTCCAGAAATTCTGCTGCTTTGGGGGTTTTCCGCCCTTCCGCTCGGCTGCAGCTCCCCACGGCAGCCCCGCAACCAGGCGGATAACCCTTCCCTCGGCCGCCCGCCCAGCGTTTGCAGCCCCCATGACGTCAGGCTCAGCGGCCAATGGCGGGGCGCCGGGAGCGGGGGCTCCGGGGTTCCGGGCCGCACAATGGCCGCGCGCGGGTGCCTATGTCCCCAGTTAGGGCCTGGCGCCGCCATTGTCCCCTCACCCGCCCCGCCCGGTGGTCCGGGTCTACGGGCTCCGAGCGCGCTCCCGCACGCCCCGCTGCCGCTGGGGACCAAGGTCGCGGGGGCGGCCCTGGGGAGCGTCCCGGCGCGGGTGTGCCCGGAGCGCGTGCGATACTGGAGCGCGCTCGTTGCGGCGCGCAGTGACCTTGCGCGGGGCGGACCCGCGGACAGCGGCTGGGAGCGCGCGGCGGGCTGGCCCGGAGGAAGACGGCCTGCGGGGGCGCGCTGCACTTGCTGAGCTCAGCGCCCCGCCCCCGGCCGCCCGGCCCAGCGCTGAGCCCGGGTGGGTGTGACCCGGCCCGCCCGCGCGGGGGGTGCGGTGGAGACCACGGACCCGCTTTGTGCCAGCCGCCCCGGCAGCGGCGGGACATTCATCTTGCGTGGCAGGCACTCCcgaggggtgggggcggggagcggCCGCCCCCTTATAGCTGAGCGGCAGCCGGCTAGGCTCGCGGTGGGGGCAGGGGCGGGATCCCCCTTAGCCGAGCCGCGCGGGTCCTGGCTCCCTCCCAGGGGGGGCCGGGCCAAGGCACAGCCGGAGGCGCGGGGCCAATTAACATTTTGATTGCTGGACTGGGGGGCCATCTGGACCGAGGCCTAATTACCCGGCACACCCTCGGGGCGCCGGCAGGACGTGTCAGGCGCGATCCCCTCATCACCCAGCTCTCACCGCCTTCTCCTGGACCCTGTCCCTGCCCTCAACTCTGTCCTTCGACTCCATCCCTGGCCTCCTCCGCACGTCCTAGTATTCTTGCCTCTCTGTCCCCACACTCCGGGCCCTCCGACCCCCAGCTCTGTCCCCTTCCCCTATTCTTCCATTCGTCTGCCTGTACCCCCATCCCTGTTTCTCTCCTCTACTCCTCCCACTTCATCCCTTCTCCCCGCGCCATTCCTGTCGTCCGGCTCTCACCCCTTTTCCCTGTCCCTCTATCCACCCTCTCAGCCCCTTCCACTCCTGCCTCTGTGCACATACCTGCCTCTCTCTGTCAAACTCCTCGCCCCCTTTGCCCCCAGCCCCCTTGACGGAAGAGGCATCAGAGCGGGACACATGTGTCCCGCGGCCAGGCGCTCCCGCGGGAACCATTGAGGCGGCCCTTGCCCCAGCTCAGGTGGAGCCCGCAGCCTCCCGGGACCCCTGGCGGGGAGGGACAGCTGGGTCCAGGCCTTGGCCATCAGTCTGAACCGACCCGGGTGCGGAGCGCACATGCGACCCGAGCGCAATTACTTGGGCTTCCTCACCCCGCCCCCCCAAACATCCTGACTCCCCCTTCCCCCTCACCCCCAGCATCAGGAGGTCGCTGTGGTGCCCCAGTCCTGGGCCCCAGCTaggagaggctggaggaggaCAGTGGACGATTCTCACGCTCTGGAAAAGTGTCAGTCCTCCTGCATGGGAGGCCTCCCCGAGTCTCCTACTGAGAGCTGCAGCCTTGGGAGGCTCTGTTGCAGGAGAGGAGAGGTCCTGCAGCCAATTAAAGTCCTGGTGCCCCTAGCCACTCTCTGCAGAGCCCCTCTTGGGGAGTCTCTTCCTGCCGCCCTGATGCAAGCCCCAGTTCTGCCCCTTGTCCCTTCAGGTGGGTGCAGTGTTGGCTCTGAACCCTCTGTGCCCTCTGCTGCTGGCCGcacctctccctgcccctcccaggccCCATGTTGTGGAAACGTCAACCATAAGGGTCAGGTGTCCCCACTCTTTTGTCTCCAGCACCCCATCCTTAGCAAAGCCAGAACCCCTGGTGTGCCCACCCTCAGATCCTGCAGTTGCTTTCTCACCCACCCTTGCCGTATTGAGGCTCCAACCCAGGAAATCAGTGGACAGCCCAGATCCGAGGGTCCACCCTGCTGGACGGAAATGATGGGCAGAGAATGCGGTGTTGAATGGAGGTGAGAGGTATGGGGTGCAGTTACTGGTGGTGATGGAGCACAATTGGTTAGAAGATGAGGACATTGACTTGGAGAAGAGGTCAAGGCTTGGAGGGGACAGGCAGTCTGCAGCAGTTCATCCACAAGAACATTAGACCACCAGGAATTCGGGCAGTGATGGGCAGGGTCGAAGCCACAGTGAGAGCTGCTGCTGGGTGGTTGGTGGCCGATGACATGTGCTCCAGCTGGGATGCTCAAGGAGAGGAGGGAATTGGGGTCTGCAGGCCTCAGCCAGGAGCACAGGATTGTTTGGGAGATAGAGAAAGCAGCCCCCAGAGAGGGCTGTGGGGAGGGACAGCATGGAAGGAGGGCCCTCAGCAGGGAGGATGCAGGGTCGCTGGGGACAGAGCCCCTGGGGAGGGTTTCAGGATGAGGGGGGATCTATATTCCAAAATGGTTCTGGCAGGGTTGTGGGGGAGGCATGGGGACAAAGGCATGAGGAGTGGCCCAGAAAAGCCCAAGGGCAGACTTGTCCCTGCTGGGGCAGGAGCTTTGGAGGAGCCACAAGAGCAAGGTTGCTGCACAACACAACTGTAAATGTGTGTCTGAAAAACAGAAGcagaggcctggcgcggtggctcaagcctgtaatcccagcactttgggaggccgaggcgggcagatcacgaggtcaggagatcgagaccatcctggctaacccagtgaaaccccgtctctactaaaaaaacacaaaaaactagccgggcgaggtggtgggcgcctgtagtcccagctactcgggaggctgaggcaggagaatggtgtgaacccgggaggcggagcttgcagtgagctgagatctggccactgcactccagcctgggtgacagagcaagactctgtcccaaaaacaaaaacaaaaaaaaaaacaaaaaacataacaaGTTAATATTCTGATTGTCAAAAGAAATAACTGGTATAAATGAACTTTTTACAGAACAAAGATGCTGAGACTCCAAAGGGGTTAGCAGGTGATTGACTACAGAAGAAATAAGAGGCCTTATTAGGAATCAAAGACATgctggctggctgcagtggctcttctgtcatcccggcactttgggaagccaaaacgggtggatcacttgaggtcaggagtttgagaccagcctggccaaagtggtgaaaccctttctctactaaaaatagaagaattagctgggcgtggtggcgcacatgcctgtaatcccagctactcgggaggccgaagcaggagaatcgcttgaacctgggaggcagaagttccaatgagctgagattgcaccattgcactccattgcactccagcctgggaaacagagcaagactctgtaaaaataaaaataataataaaataataataataatcaaagaCATGCAAATTAAAGGACAAAACGCAGATTTcagagtttttttcttgttttattacagaaaatatcaaatatgCACAGATGTGCAGAGAGCCAGTTAATGCAAGTTCCCCTCTTGCCCAACAAGCACTTTCACTAAAGACCAGCCTatgggtggccgggcgcggtggctcacacctgtaatcccagcactttaggagcctgaggtaggtggatcacgaggtcaggagattgagaccatcctggctaacacgaagAAACcctgttctctactaaaaatacaaaaaaaattagccggatgcggtggtgggcgcctgtagtcctagctactctggaggctgaggcaggagaatggcgtgaacccaggaggcagagcttgcagtgagccgagatcgcaccactgcactccagcctgggcgacaaagcgagactccgtctgaaaaaaaaaaaaagaccagcctat from Macaca mulatta isolate MMU2019108-1 chromosome 8, T2T-MMU8v2.0, whole genome shotgun sequence includes these protein-coding regions:
- the LOC144330915 gene encoding uncharacterized protein LOC144330915, whose translation is MAARGCLCPQLGPGAAIVPSPAPPGGPGLRAPSALPHAPLPLGTKVAGAALGSVPARVCPERVRYWSALVAARSDLARGGPADSGWERAAGWPGGRRPAGARCTC